A region from the Malus domestica chromosome 07, GDT2T_hap1 genome encodes:
- the LOC103420753 gene encoding superoxide dismutase [Fe], chloroplastic isoform X2, producing the protein MVAPVAVAAAVTTALGTPSSLTSALGPSWQGLHGSLGTARRLQWPKKQRQYRRKVGAIGIRAQFELKPPPYPLDALEPHMSKETLEYHWGKHHRGYVDNLNKLIAGTELNELSLEDIILATYNKGDLLPPFNQAAQIWNHDFFWESMKPGGGGKPSGELLELINRDFGSFERLIDDLRSAASTQFGSGWAWLAYKANRLDVGNAVNPKPSDEDKKLVVVKSPNAVNPLIWDYTPLLTIDVWEHAYYLDFQNRRVDYISIFLEKLVSWEAVSSRLEMAKARATEREEEEEKKKREEEEKTLDGEVPEIYVDNKSDDSETE; encoded by the exons ATGGTAGCACCGGTTGCGGTTGCAGCGGCAGTAACAACAGCGCTAGGCACGCCTAGTTCGCTAACCAGCGCACTGGGTCCGTCATGGCAAG GGCTCCACGGAAGTCTGGGAACAGCTCGAAGATTGCAATGGCCAAAGAAACAG AGACAATACAGAAGGAAAGTCGGCGCCATTGGTATTAGGGCACAATTTGAGCTGAAGCCTCCTCCATATCCACTG GATGCATTGGAGCCGCATATGAGCAAGGAGACGTTAGAATATCACTGGGGGAAGCACCATAGAGGTTATGTGGATAACCTAAACAAGTTGATAGCGGGAACTGAACTAAATGAATTGTCGTTGGAGGATATCATACTTGCTACATACAACAAGGGGGATCTGCTCCCCCCTTTCAACCAGGCAGCGCAG ATCTGGAACCATGACTTCTTCTGGGAATCTATGAAACCAGGTGGCGGGGGAAAACCATCCGGGGAACTTCTAGAACTAATTAATAGAGACTTTGGTTCTTTTGAGAGATTGATTGACGACTTAAGGTCAGCTGCAAGTACACAGTTTGGCTCTGGCTGGGCTTGGCTTGCAT ATAAAGCGAATAGACTTGATGTTGGAAACGCAGTAAATCCTAAGCCATCTGATGAAGACAAGAAGCTTGTAGTGGTGAAGAGTCCTAATGCCGTTAACCCCCTTATTTGGGATTATACT CCGCTCCTTACTATCGATGTTTGGGAG CATGCTTACTACCTCGATTTTCAG AACCGGCGAGTAGATTACATATCAATCTTCCTGGAGAAACTCGTATCATGGGAAGCGGTCAGTTCTAGGCTTGAAATGGCAAAGGCTCGAGCTACtgaaagagaggaagaagaagagaagaagaaaagagaggaggaggagaagacaTTAGACGGCGAAGTTCCAGAGATTTATGTGGACAACAAGAGCGATGACTCAGAGACCGAATGA
- the LOC103420753 gene encoding superoxide dismutase [Fe], chloroplastic isoform X1: MVAPVAVAAAVTTALGTPSSLTSALGPSWQGLHGSLGTARRLQWPKKQQRQYRRKVGAIGIRAQFELKPPPYPLDALEPHMSKETLEYHWGKHHRGYVDNLNKLIAGTELNELSLEDIILATYNKGDLLPPFNQAAQIWNHDFFWESMKPGGGGKPSGELLELINRDFGSFERLIDDLRSAASTQFGSGWAWLAYKANRLDVGNAVNPKPSDEDKKLVVVKSPNAVNPLIWDYTPLLTIDVWEHAYYLDFQNRRVDYISIFLEKLVSWEAVSSRLEMAKARATEREEEEEKKKREEEEKTLDGEVPEIYVDNKSDDSETE, encoded by the exons ATGGTAGCACCGGTTGCGGTTGCAGCGGCAGTAACAACAGCGCTAGGCACGCCTAGTTCGCTAACCAGCGCACTGGGTCCGTCATGGCAAG GGCTCCACGGAAGTCTGGGAACAGCTCGAAGATTGCAATGGCCAAAGAAACAG CAGAGACAATACAGAAGGAAAGTCGGCGCCATTGGTATTAGGGCACAATTTGAGCTGAAGCCTCCTCCATATCCACTG GATGCATTGGAGCCGCATATGAGCAAGGAGACGTTAGAATATCACTGGGGGAAGCACCATAGAGGTTATGTGGATAACCTAAACAAGTTGATAGCGGGAACTGAACTAAATGAATTGTCGTTGGAGGATATCATACTTGCTACATACAACAAGGGGGATCTGCTCCCCCCTTTCAACCAGGCAGCGCAG ATCTGGAACCATGACTTCTTCTGGGAATCTATGAAACCAGGTGGCGGGGGAAAACCATCCGGGGAACTTCTAGAACTAATTAATAGAGACTTTGGTTCTTTTGAGAGATTGATTGACGACTTAAGGTCAGCTGCAAGTACACAGTTTGGCTCTGGCTGGGCTTGGCTTGCAT ATAAAGCGAATAGACTTGATGTTGGAAACGCAGTAAATCCTAAGCCATCTGATGAAGACAAGAAGCTTGTAGTGGTGAAGAGTCCTAATGCCGTTAACCCCCTTATTTGGGATTATACT CCGCTCCTTACTATCGATGTTTGGGAG CATGCTTACTACCTCGATTTTCAG AACCGGCGAGTAGATTACATATCAATCTTCCTGGAGAAACTCGTATCATGGGAAGCGGTCAGTTCTAGGCTTGAAATGGCAAAGGCTCGAGCTACtgaaagagaggaagaagaagagaagaagaaaagagaggaggaggagaagacaTTAGACGGCGAAGTTCCAGAGATTTATGTGGACAACAAGAGCGATGACTCAGAGACCGAATGA
- the LOC103420756 gene encoding uncharacterized protein yields the protein MADMNSDQSFQSPNSLMPSTPLQLSGFLTGDTIQVRGDTGNLKFSVQFSVQEKQTYDHENRSILNSLDANACFPENHSCANSSFSSYMTPNDVQEVEDHGNEVTHSCETRISGESHIVTRLRSGVISRPVTYFPRIPLSESRSLIRRCEKERPRKKKFDVFERVLRRHSCPIRPCTSYAFFVMAAWGSAQSSSFGERSKQLGRMWCQLPRNEKKLYEKMAMKDNARYKRQCSQLTGKPLRALQKGSR from the exons ATGGCAGACATGAACTCCGACCAATCATTTCAGTCACCAAACAGTCTGATGCCTTCAACACCTCTCCAACTGTCCGGTTTTCTCACCGGAGACACCATCCAAGTCAGAGGCGACACCGGAAATCTGAAGTTCTCAGTACAGTTCAGTGTCCAGGAAAAACAAACTTATGATCATGAGAATCGCAGCATCCTCAACTCTCTCGATGCAAATGCATGTTTCCCCGAAAACCATTCTTGTGCAAATTCGAGTTTTTCTTCGTACATGACACCAAACGATGTTCAAGAAGTGGAAGATCATGGCAATGAAGTAACACATTCTTGTGAGACAAGAATAAGTGGAGAGAGTCACATTGTGACCAGGCTGAGAAGTGGGGTGATATCGCGGCCGGTGACCTATTTTCCTCGGATACCATTGTCCGAGAGTAGGAGTTTGATTAGGCGTTGTGAGAAGGAGAGGCCAAGGAAGAAAAAGTTTGACGTGTTTGAGAGAGTGCTTAGAAGGCATAGTTGCCCTATAAGGCCGTGTACTTCATATGCATTTTTTGTGATGGCCGCATGGGGTTCTGCGCAGTCCTCTTCGTTTGGTGAAAGGAGTAAGCAACTGGGTCGAATGTGGTGCCAACTCCCTCGAAACGAGAAAAAG TTGTACGAGAAGATGGCGATGAAGGACAACGCAAGGTATAAGAGGCAATGCAGCCAGTTGACGGGAAAGCCGCTCAGAGCACTGCAGAAAGGCAGCAGATGA